A genomic window from Pseudonocardia broussonetiae includes:
- a CDS encoding M20 family metallopeptidase, with protein MTVPDDAYLRALSAATAQRVETAEPLTSTHAGAPAAVRERVAEGVRRAGDELVALSRDLHAHPEEGFAEHRSVRQVVALLERHGHGAEVGIGGLGTAFVARRGADGPHVAVLAEYDALPGVGHACGHNIICSTAVGGFLAAAEVVGETGGRVSLIGTPAEEGGGGKETLARAGVFDDVDAVVMLHPFGHDVAMHPFLGRRQVEMVFRGVAAHAAAQPFMGRNALDAAVSAYQGVSALRQHLPGTDRAHGVFTDGGARPNVVPERAALLFYLRSADPETLRDLAARVTAVAEGAATMHGCSVELSWDTQPAYLPIRFNHALAARWAVNQEPAGRTPLPPGVVPEFLTGSTDLGNLSFRMPAIHPMIAVADAALHTAEFATAAGGPAGDAAVRDGALGLALTAADYLADPDLRDAVHAEFAEAGGRLDVPRYFD; from the coding sequence GTGACCGTCCCCGACGACGCCTACCTCCGCGCCCTCTCCGCCGCCACCGCGCAGCGGGTGGAGACCGCCGAACCGCTGACGTCGACCCACGCCGGGGCTCCGGCCGCGGTGCGCGAGCGGGTGGCCGAGGGGGTGCGCCGGGCCGGGGACGAGCTCGTCGCCCTGAGCCGCGACCTGCACGCGCACCCCGAGGAGGGGTTCGCCGAGCACCGGTCGGTCCGCCAGGTCGTCGCGCTGCTGGAGCGGCACGGGCACGGGGCCGAGGTCGGGATCGGCGGGCTCGGCACCGCGTTCGTCGCCCGCCGCGGCGCCGACGGCCCCCACGTGGCCGTGCTCGCCGAGTACGACGCGCTGCCCGGCGTCGGCCACGCCTGCGGCCACAACATCATCTGCTCGACGGCGGTGGGCGGGTTCCTCGCGGCGGCGGAGGTCGTCGGGGAGACCGGTGGGCGGGTGTCGCTGATCGGCACGCCCGCCGAGGAGGGCGGCGGCGGCAAGGAGACGCTCGCGCGCGCGGGCGTGTTCGACGACGTCGACGCCGTCGTCATGCTCCACCCCTTCGGCCACGACGTGGCGATGCACCCGTTCCTCGGGCGGCGGCAGGTGGAGATGGTGTTCCGCGGGGTCGCCGCGCACGCCGCGGCGCAGCCGTTCATGGGACGCAACGCGCTCGACGCCGCCGTGTCCGCCTACCAGGGCGTCTCCGCGCTGCGCCAGCACCTGCCCGGCACCGACCGCGCGCACGGCGTCTTCACCGACGGCGGCGCGCGCCCGAACGTCGTGCCCGAGCGCGCCGCGCTGCTGTTCTACCTGCGCTCGGCCGACCCGGAGACCCTGCGCGACCTCGCCGCCCGCGTCACCGCCGTCGCCGAGGGGGCCGCGACGATGCACGGCTGCTCCGTCGAGCTGAGCTGGGACACCCAGCCCGCCTACCTGCCCATCCGCTTCAACCACGCGCTCGCCGCCCGCTGGGCCGTCAACCAGGAGCCGGCCGGGCGGACCCCGCTGCCGCCCGGCGTCGTCCCGGAGTTCCTCACCGGTTCGACCGACCTGGGCAACCTCAGCTTCCGGATGCCCGCGATCCATCCGATGATCGCCGTCGCCGACGCGGCCCTGCACACCGCCGAGTTCGCGACGGCCGCGGGCGGCCCGGCCGGCGACGCCGCCGTCCGCGACGGGGCGCTGGGCCTCGCGCTCACCGCCGCCGACTACCTCGCCGACCCCGACCTGCGCGACGCCGTGCACGCCGAGTTCGCCGAGGCGGGCGGCCGGCTGGACGTGCCGCGCTACTTCGACTGA
- a CDS encoding zinc-dependent alcohol dehydrogenase family protein encodes MRAAVISADRVTVETVPDPAPGPREVVVAVAACGICGTDLHIADGEFAPTLPVTPGHEFAGEVVGVGAEVTELRVGDQVAVDPSLHCGECYFCRRGRGNLCERWAAIGVSTTGGAAEYAVAPVANCVVLPPGVAPADAALIEPLSCAVRGFDVLAPRLGDHYLIYGAGTMGLMMMELAKRAGAASVSMVDLNPARLETAEELGCTHTVTSADELEQQRGWDNVVDCTGVVAAIEDGLGRVIRGGTFQQFGVANEDAVARFSPFRVYNQEIRIVGSMAVLHSFERAAELFADGVLRPEVMISDRKPLEEYPAALEQFRAGVGRKIQVRP; translated from the coding sequence GTGAGGGCGGCGGTCATCTCGGCCGACCGCGTCACCGTCGAGACGGTCCCCGACCCGGCACCGGGGCCCCGCGAGGTCGTCGTGGCCGTGGCGGCGTGCGGGATCTGCGGCACCGACCTGCACATCGCCGACGGCGAGTTCGCCCCGACGCTCCCGGTCACGCCGGGGCACGAGTTCGCCGGGGAGGTCGTCGGCGTCGGTGCGGAGGTCACCGAGCTGCGGGTCGGCGACCAGGTCGCGGTCGACCCGTCGCTGCACTGCGGCGAGTGCTACTTCTGCCGCCGCGGCCGGGGCAACCTGTGCGAGCGCTGGGCCGCGATCGGCGTGTCGACGACGGGCGGCGCGGCCGAGTACGCCGTGGCGCCGGTGGCCAACTGCGTCGTGCTGCCGCCCGGCGTCGCCCCGGCGGACGCGGCGCTGATCGAGCCGCTGTCGTGCGCGGTCCGCGGCTTCGACGTGCTCGCCCCGCGCCTGGGCGACCACTACCTGATCTACGGCGCCGGCACGATGGGCCTGATGATGATGGAGCTGGCCAAGCGAGCGGGCGCGGCCAGCGTCAGCATGGTCGACCTCAACCCGGCGCGGCTGGAGACGGCCGAGGAGCTGGGCTGCACCCACACCGTGACCAGCGCCGACGAGCTGGAGCAGCAGCGGGGGTGGGACAACGTCGTCGACTGCACCGGCGTCGTCGCCGCCATCGAGGACGGCCTGGGCCGTGTGATCCGCGGCGGCACGTTCCAGCAGTTCGGGGTGGCGAACGAGGACGCCGTCGCCCGGTTCTCGCCGTTCAGGGTCTACAACCAGGAGATCCGGATCGTCGGGTCGATGGCGGTGCTGCACAGCTTCGAGCGCGCCGCGGAGCTGTTCGCCGACGGCGTGCTGCGTCCCGAGGTCATGATCAGCGACCGGAAGCCGCTGGAGGAGTACCCGGCGGCGCTGGAGCAGTTCCGCGCCGGGGTCGGGCGCAAGATCCAGGTGCGTCCCTGA
- a CDS encoding carbohydrate ABC transporter permease, producing the protein MTATVERTALTPSEAAVAPPRRSRSGPLLGILAWFVGILFVLPVVWMVLTSFHSETDAATNPPSVFAPLTLDGYLNFFGSTTGASPWPPLLNSMTASVLSTVLVLVLAIPAAYALSIRPVRKWTDVMFFFLSTKMLPVVAGLLPVYLIAQGIGMLDNIWLLIVLYTSMNLPIAVWMMRSFLAEVPVEILEAASVDGASLLRTLRVIVMPIVLPGIAATSLICFIFSWNELLFARVLTATVAQTAPVFLTSFVTSQGLFLAKVCAAAVVVSLPVLIAGFAAQDKLVQGLSLGAVK; encoded by the coding sequence ATGACCGCGACCGTGGAGCGCACGGCGCTCACCCCGTCGGAGGCGGCCGTCGCGCCGCCCCGGCGCTCCCGCAGCGGGCCGCTGCTGGGGATCCTCGCCTGGTTCGTCGGCATCCTGTTCGTGCTGCCCGTCGTGTGGATGGTGCTGACGTCGTTCCACAGCGAGACCGACGCGGCGACGAACCCGCCGTCGGTGTTCGCGCCGCTCACCCTCGACGGCTACCTCAACTTCTTCGGGTCGACGACCGGTGCGAGCCCCTGGCCGCCGCTGCTCAACTCGATGACGGCGAGCGTCCTGTCGACGGTGCTGGTGCTGGTCCTCGCGATCCCGGCCGCGTACGCGCTGTCGATCCGGCCGGTGCGCAAGTGGACCGACGTGATGTTCTTCTTCCTGTCCACGAAGATGCTGCCGGTCGTGGCGGGCCTGCTGCCGGTGTACCTCATCGCGCAGGGCATCGGGATGCTCGACAACATCTGGCTGCTGATCGTGCTCTACACGTCGATGAACCTGCCGATCGCCGTGTGGATGATGCGCTCGTTCCTGGCCGAGGTGCCCGTCGAGATCCTGGAGGCGGCGTCGGTCGACGGGGCGTCGCTGCTGCGGACGCTGCGTGTGATCGTCATGCCGATCGTGCTGCCCGGCATCGCCGCCACGTCGCTCATCTGCTTCATCTTCAGCTGGAACGAGCTGCTGTTCGCCCGCGTGCTCACCGCGACCGTCGCGCAGACGGCGCCGGTGTTCCTCACGAGCTTCGTCACCAGCCAGGGCCTGTTCCTGGCCAAGGTGTGCGCGGCGGCGGTCGTCGTGTCGCTCCCGGTGCTCATCGCGGGGTTCGCGGCGCAGGACAAGCTGGTGCAGGGCCTGTCGCTGGGGGCGGTCAAGTGA
- a CDS encoding carbohydrate ABC transporter permease produces the protein MTTTTERPTAQPPAEPALRRTGDWARRAPLLPALVFLIIVTQLPFVGTLVISFMNWNAYYPDERGFAGLDNFVRVVTDVTTRESIITTIVLTVSVVLVSLLLGMLIALLLDRAFLGRGFVRTLMITPFLVVPVAAALVWKHALYNPEYGLFNGLLTAVFGGNAPQPDWISTTPLTAVVAALVWQWTPFMMLIILAGLQSKPLDVIEAAQLDGCSAFQIFRYMTFPHLRQYLELGGLLGSIYIVQNFDAVFTITSGGLGTANLPYTIYQTFYNAQDYGRASAAGVVVVIGTILIATLALRTVSSLFREEGSR, from the coding sequence ATGACGACGACGACCGAGCGCCCGACGGCGCAACCGCCGGCGGAGCCCGCGCTGCGGCGCACCGGCGACTGGGCCCGGCGCGCGCCGCTGCTGCCCGCGCTGGTCTTCCTGATCATCGTGACGCAGCTGCCGTTCGTGGGCACGCTGGTGATCTCGTTCATGAACTGGAACGCCTACTACCCCGACGAGCGCGGGTTCGCCGGGCTCGACAACTTCGTGCGCGTCGTCACCGACGTCACCACGCGCGAGTCGATCATCACGACGATCGTGCTGACGGTCTCGGTCGTGCTGGTCAGCCTGCTGCTCGGCATGCTCATCGCACTGCTGCTGGACCGGGCGTTCCTCGGTCGCGGGTTCGTCCGCACGCTGATGATCACGCCGTTCCTGGTGGTGCCGGTCGCGGCCGCGCTCGTCTGGAAGCACGCGCTCTACAACCCGGAGTACGGCCTGTTCAACGGGCTGCTCACCGCGGTGTTCGGGGGGAACGCGCCGCAGCCCGACTGGATCTCGACGACGCCGCTCACCGCGGTCGTCGCCGCGCTGGTGTGGCAGTGGACGCCGTTCATGATGCTGATCATCCTGGCGGGCCTGCAGAGCAAGCCGCTCGACGTCATCGAGGCCGCCCAGCTCGACGGCTGCTCGGCGTTCCAGATCTTCCGGTACATGACCTTCCCGCACCTGCGCCAGTACCTGGAGCTGGGCGGCCTGCTCGGGTCGATCTACATCGTGCAGAACTTCGACGCCGTCTTCACCATCACCTCCGGCGGCCTCGGCACCGCCAACCTGCCGTACACGATCTACCAGACCTTCTACAACGCGCAGGACTACGGCCGGGCGTCCGCCGCCGGCGTGGTCGTGGTGATCGGGACGATCCTGATCGCCACCCTGGCGCTGCGCACCGTGTCGTCGCTGTTCCGCGAGGAGGGTTCCCGATGA
- a CDS encoding ABC transporter substrate-binding protein has protein sequence MRRTRAVGMVLAVLATSSCAGWGGSVGGGGPDSINVLMVNNQQMVDLQRLTADNFTRETGITVNFTVLPENDVRDKISQEFSSQAGQYDVATLSNFEIPIYARSGWIAPMDEFIANDPGFDQGDILAPMVTSLSGDDGQVYGQPFYGESSFLMYRRDVLEQAGLVMPEKPTWQEVAEIAARVDGIQPGMAGICLRGQPGWGQVFAPLTTVVNTFGGTWFTSAWEAQVNAPEFEEAVQFYVDLVREHGETGAPQAGFTECLNNLIQGNVAMWYDATSAAGSLEAADSPVRGMIGYAPAPVVETDSAGWLYAWSWGIQAASERKDAAWQFVSWASGKEYEQLVGEQIGWSSVPAGKRASTYENPQYLAEAGAFAEQTRAAIESADPRNPGVQPRPAIGIQFVGIPEFPDLGTQVSQQISSAIAGQVSVPDALDRGQQLADDVAERYRSRESGS, from the coding sequence ATGAGGCGTACACGGGCAGTCGGGATGGTGCTGGCGGTGCTGGCGACCAGTTCCTGTGCGGGCTGGGGCGGTTCGGTGGGCGGGGGCGGGCCGGACAGCATCAACGTGCTGATGGTCAACAACCAGCAGATGGTGGACCTGCAGCGCCTCACCGCCGACAACTTCACCCGCGAGACCGGCATCACCGTCAACTTCACGGTGCTGCCCGAGAACGACGTCCGCGACAAGATCAGCCAGGAGTTCTCCAGCCAGGCCGGCCAGTACGACGTCGCCACGCTGAGCAACTTCGAGATCCCGATCTACGCGCGCAGCGGCTGGATCGCGCCGATGGACGAGTTCATCGCGAACGACCCGGGCTTCGACCAGGGCGACATCCTGGCGCCGATGGTCACCTCGCTGTCCGGCGACGACGGGCAGGTCTACGGCCAGCCCTTCTACGGCGAGTCCTCGTTCCTCATGTACCGCCGCGACGTCCTCGAGCAGGCGGGCCTCGTCATGCCGGAGAAGCCGACGTGGCAGGAGGTCGCCGAGATCGCGGCCCGCGTCGACGGCATCCAGCCCGGCATGGCCGGCATCTGCCTGCGCGGCCAGCCCGGCTGGGGGCAGGTGTTCGCGCCGCTCACGACGGTGGTCAACACGTTCGGGGGCACGTGGTTCACTTCAGCCTGGGAGGCGCAGGTGAACGCGCCGGAGTTCGAAGAGGCCGTGCAGTTCTACGTCGACCTGGTGCGCGAGCACGGCGAGACCGGTGCCCCGCAGGCCGGGTTCACCGAGTGCCTCAACAACCTCATCCAGGGCAACGTCGCCATGTGGTACGACGCCACGTCGGCGGCGGGCTCGCTGGAGGCGGCCGACTCCCCGGTGCGCGGCATGATCGGCTACGCCCCCGCCCCGGTCGTCGAGACCGACAGCGCCGGCTGGCTCTACGCCTGGTCGTGGGGCATCCAGGCCGCGAGCGAGCGCAAGGACGCGGCCTGGCAGTTCGTCTCCTGGGCCTCGGGCAAGGAGTACGAGCAGCTGGTCGGCGAGCAGATCGGCTGGTCGTCGGTGCCGGCGGGCAAGCGCGCGTCGACGTACGAGAACCCGCAGTACCTGGCCGAGGCCGGGGCGTTCGCCGAGCAGACCCGCGCGGCGATCGAGTCGGCCGACCCGCGGAACCCCGGAGTCCAGCCGCGGCCCGCGATCGGCATCCAGTTCGTCGGCATCCCGGAGTTCCCCGACCTGGGGACGCAGGTGTCGCAGCAGATCAGCTCGGCCATCGCCGGGCAGGTGAGCGTGCCCGACGCGCTCGACCGCGGCCAGCAGCTGGCCGACGACGTGGCGGAGCGGTACCGGTCCCGGGAGAGTGGATCATGA
- a CDS encoding sugar-binding transcriptional regulator, translating into MPRGPAQLVLTASVARRYYLDGRSKVEIAEEFALSRFKVARLLEDARTSGLVRIEIGHPGTVDVELSGRLMAELGLRHCVVTDTPDEHPAALREHLGAAAADLLTEIVTEDDVLGLSWARSVSAMATALTELAPVPVVQLTGALARPGVDDSSIELVREVARVAGGPAYFFYAPMAVADAATARALRRQPEVERAFSLIDSVTIAVAGVGAWESEQSTLYDATGEAERAALARKGVCADVSGVLIDAAGAPVRARLTDRMVGITHAQMAAVPEVIGIVYGPAKVRAALAAVRGGLVDSLVTHSTLATALIEAAQDRAPRGGAAGGGAAGVR; encoded by the coding sequence ATGCCCCGAGGTCCCGCACAGCTCGTCCTCACCGCGTCGGTGGCCCGCCGCTACTACCTCGACGGCCGCTCGAAGGTCGAGATCGCCGAGGAGTTCGCGCTGAGCCGGTTCAAGGTCGCGCGGCTGCTGGAGGACGCCCGGACGAGCGGGCTGGTGCGCATCGAGATCGGCCACCCCGGCACCGTCGACGTCGAGCTGTCCGGGCGGCTCATGGCGGAGCTGGGCCTGCGCCACTGCGTCGTCACCGACACCCCGGACGAGCACCCCGCCGCCCTGCGCGAGCACCTCGGCGCCGCGGCGGCCGACCTGCTCACCGAGATCGTCACCGAGGACGACGTGCTCGGGCTGTCCTGGGCCCGCTCGGTCAGCGCGATGGCCACCGCGCTCACTGAGCTCGCGCCCGTGCCGGTCGTGCAGCTCACCGGGGCGCTGGCCCGCCCCGGCGTCGACGACAGCTCGATCGAGCTCGTCCGGGAGGTCGCGCGGGTCGCCGGCGGGCCCGCGTACTTCTTCTACGCCCCGATGGCCGTCGCCGACGCCGCCACGGCGCGGGCGCTGCGCCGCCAGCCCGAGGTCGAGCGGGCGTTCTCGCTGATCGACTCCGTGACGATCGCCGTCGCCGGGGTGGGAGCGTGGGAGTCCGAGCAGTCGACGCTCTACGACGCCACCGGCGAGGCCGAGCGCGCCGCGCTGGCGCGCAAGGGCGTCTGCGCCGACGTCTCCGGGGTGCTCATCGACGCCGCCGGCGCGCCCGTCCGCGCCCGGCTGACCGACCGGATGGTCGGCATCACGCACGCGCAGATGGCCGCGGTGCCCGAGGTGATCGGGATCGTCTACGGGCCGGCGAAGGTGCGGGCGGCGCTCGCGGCGGTGCGCGGCGGGCTGGTTGACAGCCTCGTCACGCACTCCACGCTGGCGACCGCCCTGATCGAGGCGGCGCAGGACCGGGCGCCCCGGGGCGGGGCTGCGGGGGGCGGGGCGGCCGGTGTCCGCTGA
- a CDS encoding phosphotransferase enzyme family protein, with product MSAEIPLLGGTANRGRVHRVGDTVRRPLRPTAPAVHALLRHLEDVGFDGAPRVLGVDAEGREVLTYIPGEAVTAPAPPWGLTDAALASVGRLLRRFHDAAAGFDPAPHDWSSPASAPFDEGGIAHNDPNLDNVVFRGDRAVALIDFDLAAPGAPVWDVAGTARFWAPLRDPADTDDVRAGRELDRLRVLVDAYDLDDDGRARLAAAALGHHAWMSALVGDGARTGVPGFAEYWTPQTRARSERARAWLERRAGAITAALA from the coding sequence GTGTCCGCTGAGATCCCGCTGCTGGGCGGCACGGCCAACCGCGGGCGGGTGCACCGCGTCGGCGACACCGTCCGCCGTCCGCTGCGGCCCACCGCCCCCGCCGTCCACGCGCTGCTGCGCCACCTCGAGGACGTCGGGTTCGACGGGGCGCCGCGCGTGCTGGGCGTCGACGCCGAGGGGCGCGAGGTCCTCACCTACATCCCCGGCGAGGCCGTCACGGCACCCGCGCCGCCGTGGGGCCTGACCGACGCCGCGCTCGCGAGCGTCGGGCGGCTGCTGCGCCGCTTCCACGACGCCGCCGCCGGCTTCGACCCGGCGCCGCACGACTGGTCCTCCCCCGCGTCCGCACCGTTCGACGAGGGCGGGATCGCGCACAACGACCCGAACCTCGACAACGTCGTGTTCCGCGGCGACCGGGCCGTCGCGCTGATCGACTTCGACCTGGCCGCGCCCGGCGCCCCGGTGTGGGACGTCGCCGGCACCGCCCGGTTCTGGGCGCCCCTGCGCGACCCCGCCGACACCGACGACGTCCGCGCCGGGCGCGAGCTCGACCGGCTCCGCGTCCTGGTCGACGCCTACGACCTCGACGACGACGGCCGCGCCCGGCTCGCCGCGGCCGCACTCGGGCACCACGCGTGGATGAGCGCGCTCGTCGGCGACGGCGCCCGCACCGGCGTCCCCGGCTTCGCCGAGTACTGGACGCCGCAGACGCGGGCGCGCTCGGAGCGGGCCCGGGCGTGGCTGGAGCGGCGCGCCGGCGCGATCACGGCCGCGCTCGCGTAG
- a CDS encoding TIGR03560 family F420-dependent LLM class oxidoreductase gives MDFSLWPSAANPWPDVLDAARYAERTGWHGVWVADHFMPNRADVSGPMHECLALLAGLAASTERVRIGSMVLGNTYRHPAVVAKQAATLDHMTGGRFVLGVGAGWQVNEHEAYGIELPPVPERLARFEEACRVLTALLGEERATVDGRFYRLTDAPLEPKPQRLPILIGAAGERVALGIVARYADEWNHWGLPELAAHKGRVFAGHCARIDRDPASVRRSAQAVVEVVDPGDADARERRDRLVAAGRPVAMGTAEEVLDVLAGYPDAGVDEFIVPDFALGTGSRRTDALERLRTEVLTRI, from the coding sequence ATGGACTTCTCACTGTGGCCCAGCGCCGCCAACCCCTGGCCCGACGTCCTCGACGCCGCCCGCTACGCCGAGCGCACCGGCTGGCACGGCGTCTGGGTGGCCGACCACTTCATGCCCAACCGTGCCGACGTCTCGGGCCCGATGCACGAGTGCCTGGCCCTGCTGGCCGGGCTCGCGGCGAGCACCGAGCGCGTGCGGATCGGGTCGATGGTGCTCGGCAACACCTACCGGCACCCGGCCGTCGTCGCCAAGCAGGCGGCCACGCTCGACCACATGACCGGCGGGCGGTTCGTCCTCGGCGTCGGCGCGGGCTGGCAGGTCAACGAGCACGAGGCGTACGGCATCGAGCTGCCGCCGGTGCCCGAGCGGCTGGCGCGGTTCGAGGAGGCGTGCCGCGTGCTGACGGCGCTGCTGGGCGAGGAGCGCGCGACCGTCGACGGCCGGTTCTACCGCCTCACCGACGCCCCGCTCGAACCCAAGCCGCAGCGCCTGCCGATCCTGATCGGTGCGGCGGGGGAGCGGGTCGCGCTCGGCATCGTCGCCCGCTACGCCGACGAGTGGAACCACTGGGGCCTGCCCGAGCTCGCCGCGCACAAGGGCCGCGTGTTCGCCGGGCACTGCGCGCGCATCGACCGCGACCCGGCGTCGGTGCGCCGGTCGGCCCAGGCCGTCGTCGAGGTGGTCGACCCGGGCGACGCCGACGCGCGCGAGCGCCGCGACCGGCTCGTCGCCGCCGGGCGACCCGTCGCGATGGGCACGGCGGAGGAGGTCCTCGACGTCCTCGCGGGCTACCCCGACGCCGGCGTCGACGAGTTCATCGTCCCGGACTTCGCGCTGGGCACCGGCAGCCGCCGGACCGACGCGCTGGAGCGCCTGCGCACCGAGGTGCTCACGCGCATCTGA
- a CDS encoding acyl-CoA dehydrogenase family protein — translation MAEYEHLGEALGTDFFSVREQFTTEQWEKFIAVRKFVDEEVLPDIGSYWEKAELPWHLFRRLPELKIVGEDIDGYGAAGMSPMACGLVHMELHRGDGSLGTFLGVHAGLAMQSVAMCGSEEQKQRWLPAMSSLEKIGAFALTEPQHGSDSIALETTARRDGDYWILNGSKRWIGNGTIADLVVVWARDTDSGDVKGFVVETPAEGYAATVIPGKVSLRSVWQADIELTDVRVPDENRLENARSFKDCGKVLANTRGICAWMALGHATAGYDAAMRYAMARQQFGKPLASFQIVQQRLVHMLADLTSMQLYCMQLGRLADAGRLSPTVAGLAKMHNTRTARKILSESRDLLGGNGILLEHHVVRHWADIEAIHTFEGTETMQTLIVGRDITGIGAFA, via the coding sequence ATGGCAGAGTACGAGCACCTCGGCGAGGCACTGGGCACCGACTTCTTCTCCGTCCGCGAGCAGTTCACGACGGAGCAGTGGGAGAAGTTCATCGCCGTCCGGAAGTTCGTCGACGAAGAGGTCCTGCCCGACATCGGCTCCTACTGGGAGAAGGCCGAGCTGCCCTGGCACCTGTTCCGGCGGCTGCCCGAGCTGAAGATCGTCGGCGAGGACATCGACGGCTACGGCGCCGCCGGCATGAGCCCGATGGCCTGCGGACTGGTGCACATGGAGCTGCACCGCGGCGACGGGTCGCTGGGCACGTTCCTCGGCGTGCACGCCGGGCTCGCGATGCAGTCGGTCGCGATGTGCGGTTCGGAGGAGCAGAAGCAGCGCTGGCTGCCCGCGATGTCGTCGTTGGAGAAGATCGGCGCGTTCGCGCTCACCGAGCCGCAGCACGGTTCCGACTCCATCGCCCTGGAGACCACCGCCCGCCGCGACGGCGACTACTGGATCCTCAACGGCTCCAAGCGCTGGATCGGCAACGGCACGATCGCCGACCTCGTCGTGGTCTGGGCGCGCGACACCGACTCCGGCGACGTCAAGGGCTTCGTCGTCGAGACCCCGGCCGAGGGCTACGCCGCCACCGTCATTCCGGGCAAGGTGTCGCTGCGCTCGGTGTGGCAGGCCGACATCGAGCTCACCGACGTCCGCGTGCCCGACGAGAACCGCCTCGAGAACGCCCGGTCGTTCAAGGACTGCGGCAAGGTCCTGGCCAACACCCGCGGCATCTGCGCGTGGATGGCACTGGGCCACGCGACCGCCGGCTACGACGCGGCGATGCGGTACGCGATGGCGCGCCAGCAGTTCGGCAAGCCGCTGGCGTCGTTCCAGATCGTGCAGCAGCGGCTCGTCCACATGCTCGCCGACCTCACCTCGATGCAGCTCTACTGCATGCAGCTCGGGCGCCTCGCCGACGCCGGGCGCCTGTCTCCCACCGTCGCCGGGCTGGCCAAGATGCACAACACCCGCACCGCCCGCAAGATCCTCTCCGAGTCCCGCGACCTGCTGGGCGGCAACGGCATCCTGCTGGAGCACCACGTCGTGCGGCACTGGGCCGACATCGAGGCCATCCACACGTTCGAGGGCACCGAGACCATGCAGACGCTGATCGTCGGGCGCGACATCACGGGGATCGGGGCGTTCGCCTAA
- a CDS encoding alpha/beta fold hydrolase — METLLPVGDVELCVDTLGSPADPALLLIGTTVAAWDDALVERLTGRFVVRYDPRDAGRSTTVDPDAPGYTLRDLVTDAVGLLDALGIARAHVAGLATGGFVAQLLALDHPSRVASLVLVGTRPVAPGPTDADLPEHAPAVMARFRDAAPIDWTDRTSVLDGAVARARVLSASPGFDADEARARAAAVLGRSGPHPASARNGLLGTVFAALGCGSRWRERLGAITAPTLVVHGAADPFFPVGNARALAAEIPGATLLVLDDVGAELPRRAHAEVAAALLAHTAPSRQGL; from the coding sequence GTGGAGACCCTGCTTCCCGTCGGCGACGTCGAGCTGTGCGTCGACACCCTCGGCTCGCCGGCCGACCCCGCGCTGCTCCTGATCGGCACCACCGTCGCCGCCTGGGACGACGCGCTGGTCGAGCGGCTCACCGGCCGGTTCGTCGTCCGCTACGACCCGCGCGACGCCGGCCGGTCGACCACCGTCGACCCGGATGCGCCCGGCTACACGCTGCGCGACCTCGTCACCGACGCCGTCGGCCTGCTCGACGCGCTCGGCATCGCCCGCGCCCACGTCGCGGGCCTGGCGACCGGCGGGTTCGTCGCGCAGCTCCTGGCGCTGGACCACCCGTCGCGGGTCGCGTCGCTCGTCCTGGTCGGCACGCGCCCGGTCGCGCCGGGCCCGACCGACGCCGACCTGCCCGAGCACGCCCCGGCGGTCATGGCCCGCTTCCGCGACGCTGCACCGATCGACTGGACCGACCGCACGTCGGTCCTCGACGGCGCGGTGGCCAGGGCCCGGGTGCTCTCCGCGTCACCGGGGTTCGACGCCGACGAGGCCCGCGCCCGCGCCGCCGCCGTCCTCGGCCGCTCCGGCCCGCACCCGGCCTCGGCGCGCAACGGCCTGCTGGGCACGGTGTTCGCGGCGCTCGGCTGCGGCTCGCGGTGGCGCGAGCGGTTGGGGGCCATCACCGCGCCGACCCTGGTGGTGCACGGCGCGGCCGACCCGTTCTTCCCGGTGGGCAACGCGCGGGCGCTGGCCGCGGAGATCCCCGGCGCGACCCTGCTGGTCCTCGACGACGTCGGCGCCGAGCTGCCCCGCCGGGCGCACGCCGAGGTGGCCGCGGCGCTGCTGGCACACACGGCCCCGTCGCGGCAGGGCCTTTAG
- a CDS encoding VOC family protein: MPVTGPDFISLQARDLAASQAFYEQYLGLVRSPTGPPHAVVFETAPIAFALRDVVPGTDLASVAQPGIGAAIWLHATDVQAVHDALVADGHTVVSAPVDGPFGRTFTFADPDGYHVTLHDRA, from the coding sequence ATGCCCGTCACCGGCCCCGACTTCATCTCGCTCCAGGCGCGCGACCTCGCCGCCTCACAGGCGTTCTACGAGCAGTACCTCGGCCTCGTCCGCTCGCCGACCGGACCTCCGCACGCCGTCGTCTTCGAGACGGCGCCGATCGCGTTCGCCCTCCGCGACGTCGTCCCCGGCACCGATCTCGCCTCCGTCGCGCAGCCCGGCATCGGGGCCGCGATCTGGCTGCACGCCACGGACGTGCAGGCCGTCCACGACGCCCTCGTCGCCGACGGGCACACCGTCGTCTCCGCGCCGGTCGACGGCCCCTTCGGCCGGACGTTCACCTTCGCCGACCCCGACGGCTACCACGTCACCCTCCACGACCGCGCCTGA